Below is a genomic region from Raphanus sativus cultivar WK10039 chromosome 4, ASM80110v3, whole genome shotgun sequence.
TCCTTCTGATATCAAccattttcttgtttttcttgtcACGTAAGTCATTTGTTTTATAAGCTTTAAATAAACTGAATTATTGTGATGATCTTTGAATGCATAggtacatttttaaaaatcaattacAGGACAAGCAAGTTCGTACCAAATGCTCATATGTTCGGGTTTGAGCACATCATGTTCTGAATGCAAAGCAGAGTGCGAGTCAACTTATGGAGCATTATGTATAAAAGAAAATTCCAAATCCGATCGTCTATTTTGT
It encodes:
- the LOC108850753 gene encoding putative defensin-like protein 79, which encodes MKSKKSSHAGASFLLISTIFLFFLSRQASSYQMLICSGLSTSCSECKAECESTYGALCIKENSKSDRLFCCCKKSPPPSYYGPIEAPSL